The sequence below is a genomic window from Carassius gibelio isolate Cgi1373 ecotype wild population from Czech Republic chromosome A17, carGib1.2-hapl.c, whole genome shotgun sequence.
aatattctttaaaatatcttcttttgtgttccgcagaggaaaaaaaagtcaagtttggaacgacataagggtgactaaatgatgacagttttcttTTTGGGGGGGTAAACGATCCATTTAAATCTTACAAAGAAAGACACAGAATGTCATagaaatagttattattattttgagcgGTCTGTGCAGCCGCTTGTGTCAAAGTAAACTGCATGGCTGTGTACTCTCATCCGAGACACTCATCTTCATCAGCTCCATCCCAGCATAGCAACCGGCGATAATTAAGCAATAGCTACGATGTAGGAGAAATTCACCATATTATAATGTCTAATAACTAAAAACAaagaaattataaacaaaaaccgATGCCAGAAATTATGCATTTACACAATTGTACATAGACCTCAACATGAAATAGAAATGTGCGCTTTACTACAGTAGCCTATTATATAAAAACGATAAATAAACGAATAATGTGATTCAAAACTTTTAATAGCGTTTCTAATTTGGGTCTTATTAGGTATCCTATTCTAActttccattatatatatatatatctatatatatatatatatgtataattcatTCGTGAACAAGAAGTTCATGGTGTCTTGGAAAGCCACTGAGTCTAATATCATGTGGGTCTGTTCCACGCAAAGGCTGAAAGTGTGGCAGAAGCAGGCTGTCTTTCACATCAGTCTTCACACCTCATTAACGCACCCCTTTCTCTGTCTCTCGGTGGTCAGTTAGTGTGCTATAGATTTATGCTCTCTTTCTGCAAGCATAGCAAAAGACGCACGAAAACATTAAATGCAGCGAGTAAACTATACCCACAAAAAAAGCTTTAAGACATCCCAACAGTTAGCCTAACCCTCTGGAGATATTTTTCCTTCGATATATGCGCCTCCAGAGACACTTCACCTAAATACAGCATGCGATCACgtttaaatcaaatttatttcgCATAGTTCGCAGTAGTCTGCTCCGCGTTCATTTTGTCTCCTCACCCCCGGCTGAAGCCACAAACAAGCCAAACCTATAATGTTTACTTTGGAGGTAGTTCTTCAGAAAGCAAGAGTCTGATTtgaataatgtaaatgttttgtatctCCCTCAGATCGATTTAGAAACTAGTTATTTGGGGGATTTAAGGCATCTCAACAAATTGGAATCGTTTTAGTGAGTAGCGACACAACAGAGGAGATGGGCCTTAAAAACCAGCCCAGATGAAAACACACTGTTGCGGTGCTTAGTATGTGACAGAAGGTCGAGCATGAGTTAGTAGCATtctaaattaattacttttttgacAATGCTAAAATTAACATAAAGCATAATTGAAcaccatttcacttttttttatccacGCAACGTTCCTTAAACGGATacaacaatgaataaaaaaaaaactctatagaTTAGCCTAAGCTTCGAGATTTCTCAGTGAGATTTCAGATGGAAATACTCTGAACGCTAAGAGAAAACCAAACGCTGATAGGGGAAACCATGAAAGGGCTCCAGTCTCTTGAGTAAACAGGaaacaacaataatacaaataacgTGCCACTATCTTTTCCTTGGCTGTCATTGTGTTCAAACAGGCCCAAGCAAACAATAGGCTACCAATCCTTTCTACACCTGACACTTTTAAAGGGGTTTCAAATCCTGTAGGCCTCTACATTAAACGTAGACctatatatacaaacaaatatatttaataacacatataTGCATGTCTACACCTATTAACATAAAAACATGATATAATAATAGGCTacgtttttttaaagataaacgtTTCATATAGCCTACCCTATGTGTATACCGACCAATTAAACATAAAACGATAAACGAATTTATTGACTGAATATATACCTCTTTAACATTAGGTTAGTTAGTTATTAATGTTATTAGTGATAGCTCACGTTTACTTATAGCCTATCCTCAGCATCAAACACCCCGGACTAGTGTGTTTACTCTTTTCAATAAATAAGGCATCACTTTACTTCACTTGGCATCATAATACTttgaaaataaaagcttaaaagaAATTCATTTATGGCCTTTTCGAATTCTGCATATTTTTAGCAcataagtgacagaaatgtcagccTATGTTCATAGgagttcataaataaaaaataaaaaataaataaaaaaatatatatatataattattattattttttttgtatgttcttattttatataaagctgaataaaaacattaacataaaatgaaTTTTGGGCTGTTCCATGGTCActtatttaagttaattttttaaGACAGAAAACAGCACGACTAAACGTTGGTTCTGGAACTATATGACAAAATTCTAATGCATTTGTAAAGAtgccattttttattcattactaCATGAACCACTTAATAATTCGGACGCGTATtaagtgcaattaaaaaaaaaagaactgaccCGCAAATTTCTCCCCGTTTTAGTCAATGAAATAATTAGAATTTATGCTTATGAAACAAAATTAGAGTGCAATGTTTCAAACACTTACCATTCTTAGATCTGTCTAAAAAGAAAACCAACACTCGGGTAACCCTGTCCACTAGTTCAAAAGCGAGAGGGGGAATCTTATGCCAGTGCGAACGCCTGCTTGTCAAACTCGTCAGCCAATAGAAAAAGAACATGGAAGAAACGCGCGGTTTGATTGGCTGGCAGCACCTAATTTTGGAGACTTGTGTAAAGGGCCAGCCCATCATTTTCTGGGATTGAAATGTAAGCCTGTGCTCCGTGCCATCAGGAAACAGAAGGCGAATTTTCCTCTCTTGCAACTAATCACTATCGCATCCGCCTCGGACGCTTACTTTTCATTCACATCAACTTCGTTGCAAAACTGGACTCGGAACAGGTCAGAAAAGGACATCATAGTGAAGTTTCCTTTTTCATCGGGAGGCTTAACGCAATGGGTAAGATCCACATTTCATGTTTTTACATGAGAGCAGGCATGCATAAACACTTTTGGGGGGAAATGGGTTAGACAGTTTAATAGCTATGTATCGTGCACGTCTCGACTCAGACTTTTAAATCGACTGATGCTCTGACGGTCAATTCGGGTAACAGAATAGTTATTTGCAGCGGATGAGCTTAATCGCGTCCAGAACTGGGGTGCTTAATGTGCAGTTTCGTTTATCATTACCTACATGTTAAAGAATGTGATGAACGTGATgaacttgtgattttttttttacataatttgtaaAGTAACTCTTTTTTTTCCACACTATGCATTAAAAAGTAAAAGATAAAACTAAACATCAACGGCAATCTTTGATTCAATGCAAATATAAACAGCACATAACGAGTAAACTTACTGAAGCATTTATGCACAAGTTCTTTTGTTTCAGACGCGGTTCAGGGGCtggtaataaacaaataaaaaatctgatgTTTTATGCAATCCTTTTTCTTCATATATCTGCATCACTAGAGCCAGCCTTTGGGGAGGTGAACCAGCTAGGTGGTGTTTTTGTGAACGGAAGACCCTTACCCAATGCCATCCGGCTCAGGATAGTAGAGCTGGCCCAGCTGGGCATCAGGCCTTGTGACATCAGCAGGCAGCTCCGCGTCTCTCACGGCTGTGTGAGCAAGATTCTGGCTCGGTACAACGAAACCGGCTCAATACTTCCCGGCGCTATTGGCGGCAGTAAACCCAGGGTCACGACCCCAACCGTGGTCAAGCACATTAGGACTTACAAGCAACGGGACCCCGGCATTTTCGCTTGGGAGATCCGAGACAGACTGCTTGCGGACGGTGTGTGTGATAAATTCAATCTGCCCTCTGTCAGCTCGATTAGTAGGATTCTCCGCAACAAGATCGGAAACCTGTCTCAACAGAACCAGTACGAGTCGAGCAAACAGGGCCCTCATCCTCAGCCCCATCCCAGCCTGTCTTACAACCACCTGTACTCGTATCCAACACCGATCTCAGCCACTGGGACTAAAGTACCAACTCCGTCTGGCATGCACTCTCTTCCTGGACACATGGCAATGCATAGGATATGGCCTTCCTCTCATTCTGTTACAGACATTCTGGGCATTCGATCAATAACGGAGCAGCAAAGTAAGCATCCTCTCAGTTTTTGGTAAAAGAAAGTCCTTGTCCGTCTGAGTGCGTGTGGGGCATGCGAAAAGACATTGTTTTCGAGCCTGTCAAAAGTGTGTCTGTGCAACAGAGAAAAATTGAAAGATTATGTTTGGTAGTGATTGGAGACCCAAAACGTTAGGAACATTATGCAGTTCAAaagtctgtgattttttttatttttatttgacaaatattttattttagcctatcatgtaccccccccccctcctttttttttttttttttttacaccgagGTGAGATGATACAGCGTGCTGGAATTTGTGCAGAAGCCCCACGTTTGCATTGAAACAGATGGTTTAAGGCTTTTAGTAATAATTAGGCAGCGGATGTGGAATATTTTGGAGAACGAATACTCGGCGCAgcagagcaaaaaaataaataaaaataaaaataaaaaaataaataaaaattaggtgTTCACTATGTGTTACAAGACTAGGCCAACATTTATCTCTCAACTCAACTCCTCACAAAACAATTTAAGCTTACTTGCAAATGTCTACACAGCAATGTTGTGCTTTTCAGTAGCCTATCTTGAATTCACGCCGAAAGCATTTAATGTCACGATTTATTTTAAGCAATATAggcattaaaattaatttaagagaCGTCGATTTTATGGAAATGGAAGCACACGTAGCCTAATACATCTCTTTCAAATCGGGTTGTCTGTTCTCTGTGGTGTGTTTTGTACAGTAAAATGTGAAGGCCGCAGCCTGTCCTATTTAACTGTAGTTCTTTGCCTATTTTCAATGGAAATTTTGACATTAATGTTTCAAAGGCAGAGCAGGATTTTGCGTATAGGCGGCCTTTATAAACCATGAATGCATTTCCAAATTATTAGCAGATGTTTAGGGAAGCTTTTGAAAACCCAAATAAAGCATTATGTTAGCTACATTCGATAAGGTGTAGATTGCAACCGTTTCACAAACCACAACATTATGAAGCACACACCAACAAAACATCCACAAGCACATACTTTTGGACAGTTTGTTATCATttagagctctctctctctctaatgcaCACAGAGACGCTGATAGTTGTTGCTCAGACATCATCTGCATCCGGTTTTCATGCTAAGTAGTAGGCTACGCATTTTAATTGAATTTGGTCTTTGTAACTGTAGATTTGTTTACCCTAAtcgacctttttttttttaaataaaagaacatCTAAATTGATCTCCTAGACCCATACAATCGATTTGCTCACTCCAACAAAATATAGCATCGTTATTGTGTATTCCTGTTTATACATAGTGAAACAATACAACGAAGCACACAGATCCCGTGAAGGCAGGGGAAAAAATCTACTTTGTGGCCCTCTCAGGTTACAACACTGGTGGGCTTGCTTTTCCAATTTCAAACTTTAGGAACCGTGGATAATATAATATCCATCAGGCACAAAGGGGAAACGGCTAAAGTAAATCTAATTTGTCCTCCCAGGAAGATTCTGGGTAAATGCTCCGAGGGACTCCATGACAGTGTAATCTTTATCTGATGTACTGACCACAtcaattcacatttttatatctCTTTTGCATCTTCGTTTGAACAGAAATATCGCATATATGCAACGTGTAAGGACatcatatatttgatttatttaatttaaaaacatgttttagccTACGTCACTAGGATCTTAACCTGCTTATGAAATACGAAATACGGGTTTGGGCCAGTTTACGGTAAAGGCTGCacacgctatatatatatatatatatatatatatatatatatatatatatatatatatatatatatatatatatatatatatatgtttagtgAGTATGGTGAGTCTGAGATGGTTGACTGTACAGCAGCTTGCACTGAATAAGTTGTGCTTGTGGCAGGTCTACTCCCCACGCTTGTCCTGTCTGACTTCAGTCTTCCATGTCTCTGTTTTGCCCCCCAGTTAGTGACAGTCCGTCCTTTCCCAGCGCCAAACTAGAAGAATGGAGAGCTATTAACAGGAGTAATTTTTCACCAGCGAATTCTCCACTAGTCAATGGTGTGGATAAGCCTCACTTAGAACCTGAAGCAAAATACACACAGGTAAAGCAGCCTCCCATGTTAACAGAAAACCCAATCAAATCCAATCTGGAAGGAGCAGGGGGAGAAAAGAAAACCTGATTCAGCAAATTAATAGTAAAAATTCCATaacttcttttttcttctcttaaTTCCGTGTGTGTGTAGGCTAATAGAGTAGGTTATGTATGCGAGTGTGTTTCTTTGGCGTGGGCGGGCATCTGAGGCCTTGTGCAGAATATGTCATTTTCTTTATAAGAAgtatttacaaattatatttagtaTCTCACGTCAAAATTAACGACAATGTTTAGCCTAACTGTTTGTTTTTGCACAGCTGTTTATGTGCATGACTAGCTGTTTGTACAATGCAACGTTCATGCGTGCAATACCCCCgtgtaaaaatgtattcatatcaGGCAATACTTATTTGAGAGCGTAATACTGAGTGAAATACTATgacaaatacatttgtaaaaaacgTTTTGATCTAATATTTTTTGGATTTTTGCCTACATTTTGCATAGTTTTAAACATTAACCAGTATTCTTTCCTGATTAAGAAACTTTAATTACTTGAATTATGCGTTTACTTGTCATAAACGtgtcaaaatatgtttttctatGATTTAACGATTTTGTTTTTtcagaagaaaaatattttttccagtTAAATGATTTATGATTTCTGTGCAACATGTTCATATCCAAAATGAGCCGAAGAAAAAATAGAACAACAATAAGGTTAAATATTATTAGCCGATCAGTTTATGATTAATTATTCTATAATTCAGTTTCAGACTGTAAATATTTTGTGTACGGCTTTGTATCGAAGTCTTATCagttacttattacattttattaagtcTTTAAACATTTGCCttacatacatgtaaatatataataaacaataaataaacattttaagtgGTTATCTTTGTTTTTAATGCCAATTTATACCTGGAGTCTCCCTCCTAAGTCAATAAATATGCATTCTATTATACTTTAATAAACACgtgtattacaattatttctATTCTTATACTCACCAGAAACTCTCGGTTTGCTAAACCCCTGACCTGATTTACATTAGCAGTACTCGGATTGATATTACcatcatcatttttattaatatgctATTAAGGAAACCCCTTTGGCTCGTAGTTGGTTGTTCTGAACACTGTTGTTTTACACTTAAGCGCCGTACCGACatgtaaaagacaaaaaaattgtttttgtgtttgtaaagAAACTCCTGCACCGGTGTGTTGGCTGCTCGTGCGCTTGAATGAGAAGGGAGAGTGTGAGCGGATTAAGCGCGTGCCATCCGGTGCAGACGCTCGAATTATTTATTCGCGCACTGCTGGGCAGCAACAAACAGACTGACTAATCGTTTGTTGTGGGTCTTAGAGATTTATGTGTCGTGGAATACGATGGAGTAAATCTTTGTTAGTGATGCTGAAACATTGTTTTGGCGTAAGTTATGCGCGTACTGATTGAAACCTAAAAATTAGAGTGATGCCTAGTTTGCTCAAGGAATGAAGACTGTATCCTTCGGATAGATGATGAATAGCACTAACTACCGAATGTTTGAGTCTGTCATCTTGGATAAATGATCGGACATCACAAGTCAGGCTGTATTACGCAATAAATGAGGACAGTGAATAGATAAATCACTCTGGCTTAAAGAAGTAATTTGTATCTGTCACAAAGCCCAATAgcttgaaacaaacaaacaacaaaaaaaaaagaataaaaaacaagaaaagtcATTGCAAATTAATCGTCATTCACACGATTTTAATTCAAACAGATTCGTCTCTCATAACTGAAATAAATCGATACATTTCATGTACATTTACCGTACAGTGAATTAAGGTGTAGGTTgctaataaaatcataaaatttaCTGATTATTTTTAGTCGTATTTCGAAAACTTTGTTTAATCACAAATACCAAATGTGTTATTGAACTATCTTAACCTTAAAGCATAACGCGATATGAGTGTATGTCTATTACTTGAATCCTCTAGACACAGCGTGATGACATGCTTCATTAACAGACACAATAGCCCTGACAGAAATATCATTTGGAGGATAAAATAGGACCTACATTAAGTttacttaatttaatgttataataTTGCTTATAATGATGTAGAAAAACAATAGGCTAACTGAAATCGGATGATCTGGTCATACTTAATACAGCGAACGATTGAaagaaataattagaaaataatttgTCACTTCTTATTTTAGTCAACTCCTAAGACTACACacatttttgtttgaaaatatATCACCATATATATGCATAAAACCTATTTTACATCTATTGTAAACAACAACGCACAAATTCTTGTGCAAAATATGTAGTATAaggataaatacatttttgtctaaCATTTTgtaatcactatatatatatgaatatgaatgaatatatatttatatattggaaTGGCGCAGTAGTTTAGGACTGATTAATTCCGACGATTGGATTTTGAGCTCGGTAAAATTTTATTAACGATGTGCAAAAAGTAGGCTACATTAGATTATTTTAGTAAAATCATACTGAAGGAAGCTTTTTAAATAATAGGAAGCTAATAAAGCAACCGCCTTAAAATGTTCATATAAGCCTGTTTGGAACATATAACACTGGGAGGCTATATGGAGTGTccgaaaaaaataaacattaaatccaTGTGAATCCATGTAAAGtgtaacataaaaaaagtttttattttattttaaataaccttAAATGTTCGCTAtggcttttttgttttattagttcGTACATGACTTGAATCATACAACGAAATACAGATCATTGCAGAATGCAAATGGTTAATTTCTATGCTGTTTaagtaatgaattaaaaaaaaaaaagaatactatagatgtatgcatgtatgtgggAATAGAGCTAGGGGTCAAGTCATAATGAGTAAATCATAGGCAAATAAAAAAGGGGGGAGATTTTATCTGTGGAAAACATTTCCAGTAGTCAGAGACCACCCTGTCAGAATTACTTCCTTTATGTTGAAAAGCTTTGGTAAATTCCCCTCATCCTGAACTGATATTGACATTCTGCCAAAGCTTTTCAGATATTCCTGCTCTTGCATTTCCCTCCATAGAGCTTTTCCACTTCCGTCATATCTTTTAATTTCATATCCTTTATCTCCATTCACAGACTCTCCAGGAAACTCTGTTTTTAACATTCACCCGTCACTATCTTATCCTCGCTGTCGTGATATCTTTATGTTGACATCTCAATAGCCATGTGTGGTCTACAGACAGAAGTCTTACGCTCCCTGCTCTCTGTTTTCAGATGCCGAATGGATTGCCCAC
It includes:
- the LOC127933490 gene encoding paired box protein Pax-9-like isoform X1 is translated as MEPAFGEVNQLGGVFVNGRPLPNAIRLRIVELAQLGIRPCDISRQLRVSHGCVSKILARYNETGSILPGAIGGSKPRVTTPTVVKHIRTYKQRDPGIFAWEIRDRLLADGVCDKFNLPSVSSISRILRNKIGNLSQQNQYESSKQGPHPQPHPSLSYNHLYSYPTPISATGTKVPTPSGMHSLPGHMAMHRIWPSSHSVTDILGIRSITEQQISDSPSFPSAKLEEWRAINRSNFSPANSPLVNGVDKPHLEPEAKYTQMPNGLPTVNSYVTAPSIHPYHPPTQVSPYMGYSGTTSAYVTGPTWQPPSGSALSPHSCDITTPLAFKSSAAT
- the LOC127933490 gene encoding paired box protein Pax-9-like isoform X2, with translation MEPAFGEVNQLGGVFVNGRPLPNAIRLRIVELAQLGIRPCDISRQLRVSHGCVSKILARYNETGSILPGAIGGSKPRVTTPTVVKHIRTYKQRDPGIFAWEIRDRLLADGVCDKFNLPSVSSISRILRNKIGNLSQQNQYESSKQGPHPQPHPSLSYNHLYSYPTPISATGTKVPTPSGMHSLPGHMAMHRIWPSSHSVTDILGIRSITEQQNAEWIAHSEQLCHSSQHPSLPPSHPSVTLHGVQRHHVGLCDRPHMAAAQWQCSLSPQL